A single Trichocoleus desertorum ATA4-8-CV12 DNA region contains:
- a CDS encoding alpha/beta hydrolase — translation MNFDRIPLHDQLRLPDGRTLSYAIYGTPGGQPVYFFHGFPGSRLHAELGHEDAIATGVCLVAFDRPGFGRSSWVDAPTIDHIISDVSVLADYLGHRRFGVLGVSCGGPYALASARLMPTRVSAVGLLAGMGPMNIPSLRKHQMRVLKFMFAAAKTLPLAITPLLFADSTIFRRDAERAVEILSRALPPPDRALLAENVKVRERFAAGMAEAYRQGISGSLSEARRISKQGTAQLREISCPVHVYQGDLDRHVPVAMGEFLASHLPGGRFHLRTGEGHLSIVSHCIRECLKLLSSNMKSEISIYDLVPKSVEIENA, via the coding sequence ATGAATTTTGACCGCATACCTTTGCATGATCAATTGAGATTGCCCGATGGTCGTACTCTCTCCTATGCTATATACGGTACGCCTGGAGGACAGCCTGTCTACTTCTTCCACGGTTTTCCTGGAAGTAGGCTTCATGCCGAATTGGGTCACGAGGATGCGATAGCTACGGGAGTCTGTCTTGTTGCATTTGACCGCCCCGGATTTGGCAGGTCCAGTTGGGTTGATGCTCCAACTATTGACCACATTATTTCTGATGTTTCCGTTCTTGCAGATTACCTTGGTCACAGACGATTCGGAGTTCTTGGCGTTTCATGTGGAGGCCCCTATGCGCTGGCCTCTGCACGACTGATGCCGACTCGAGTCTCTGCGGTTGGTCTTCTTGCGGGAATGGGGCCAATGAACATTCCTTCGCTGCGGAAACATCAAATGCGTGTACTGAAGTTTATGTTCGCTGCGGCCAAAACTCTGCCTTTGGCAATTACCCCTCTCCTATTTGCAGATTCCACGATCTTCAGGCGTGACGCAGAGCGTGCTGTAGAGATTCTGAGTAGGGCATTACCCCCCCCAGACAGAGCGTTGCTGGCGGAGAACGTTAAAGTACGAGAGCGCTTCGCTGCAGGTATGGCAGAAGCTTACAGGCAAGGCATCAGCGGTAGCCTAAGTGAAGCACGTCGCATATCCAAGCAAGGGACTGCGCAACTCAGAGAAATCTCGTGCCCAGTCCATGTATATCAAGGTGATCTAGATCGTCATGTACCAGTCGCCATGGGAGAATTTTTAGCATCTCATCTGCCGGGAGGACGGTTTCACCTACGTACAGGTGAGGGACATCTCTCGATAGTTTCTCATTGCATCAGGGAATGCTTGAAGCTCTTATCTTCAAACATGAAGTCAGAGATTTCAATTTATGATCTAGTTCCTAAGAGTGTGGAGATAGAAAATGCTTGA